Proteins encoded together in one Impatiens glandulifera chromosome 1, dImpGla2.1, whole genome shotgun sequence window:
- the LOC124922052 gene encoding putative SWI/SNF-related matrix-associated actin-dependent regulator of chromatin subfamily A member 3-like 1, producing the protein MEENGRHPNTLNNSDEDTESPLDSQSGYEKYLLGFVLCQIVGIKHYNGKISGREMVALVREPLNAFDPNAIKVLNTRIIQVGYIEKIIASVLAPLIDQNLITVEGIVPNFAKGGVAKFKLPVQVHIFTRREEFNTVRSELSRCGLQLISQNDAGFGLSEAVVVMERSKGKILQQVDEIFKLVNEEIRKRALEKLEPPHDIIKSELLPHQKEGLGWLVYKETSNELPPFWEEKDGLYVNVLTNYQTSTRPHPLRGGILADDMGLGKTLTLLSLIAFDKQPTKNSRKRQKVEKKSLKTTLVVCPPSVISTWVTQLGDHTKPGSMKMYMYYGERTDDPKELQKYDIVLTTYATLVSEETWEESPIKKIEWWRLVLDEAHVIRNYKTQQSRVVANLNAKMRWAVTGTPIQNGFFDLFAFMTFLRFEPFSIRCYWRRLISRPLAQEFQLGLTRLQTLVATLSLRRTKEGSLDGLLPEKSIETCFVELSSAERTLYDQLEAEARVVVSSYISPSRVTNNYMNVLSVILRLRQICIDVAMCPADLKLLLPSEIEDVKNKPELLKKMVAFLQEGEDFDCPICMCPTTNMIITCCAHLFCKACILKTLKDTRRACPMCRHPLSESDLFSAPQDVSDNNGPIKVPNSKLSSKVSQLLKLLIESRNENPSRKSVIFSQFRKMLIMLEEPLREAGFKFLRLDGSMNAKKRGEIIKEFSMVGGATVLLASLKASGVGINLTVASRVYFLEPWWNPAVEEQAMDRVHRIGQTEKVKVVRLIAKNTIEERMVKLQEVKKDGAREAFQDGGGRIKNDHIRLLFSLK; encoded by the exons ATGGAAGAGAATGGCCGTCATCCGAATACACTGAACAACTCCGACGAAGACACTGAAAGCCCTCTTGATTCTCAATCAGGGTATGAGAAGTACCTGCTTGGATTCGTATTATGCCAAATCGTAGGTATTAAGCATTACAATGGAAAAATCAGCGGCAGGGAGATGGTGGCTTTGGTAAGAGAGCCTCTGAATGCTTTCGACCCCAACGCGATTAAGGTACTCAATACGCGGATTATTCAGGTGGGTTATATAGAGAAGATAATCGCGTCTGTTCTTGCACCGCTAATCGACCAGAATCTGATTACAGTCGAAGGCATCGTTCCCAATTTTGCGAAGGGAGGAGTTGCGAAATTTAAACTCCCGGTTCAAGTGCACATCTTCACGCGACGTGAGGAGTTCAACACGGTTCGATCAGAACTTTCGAGATGTGGGTTACAGTTAATATCTCAAAATGATGCTGGGTTTGGCTTGTCTGAGGCGGTAGTGGTGATGGAGAGAAGTAAAGGGAAGATACTGCAACAGGTGGATGAGATATTCAAACTGGTGAACGAGGAAATAAGGAAGAGAGCGCTAGAGAAATTGGAACCGCCACATGATATAATCAAATCGGAACTCCTCCCTCATCAGAAAGAAGGTTTGGGATGGTTAGTTTACAAAGAAACTTCAAACGAATTGCCTCCTTTTTGGGAGGAGAAAGATGGGCTTTATGTTAATGTATTGACAAACTATCAGACCAGTACGCGTCCCCATCCTTTGCGAGGCGGAATCTTAGCAGATGATATGGGATTGGGTAAAACTCTAACTTTACTTTCTTTGATTGCTTTCGATAAACAACCAACTAAAAATTCAAGAAAGAGACAGAAGGTAGAAAAGAAGAGTTTGAAAACAACTCTGGTTGTTTGTCCTCCATCTGTAATTTCAACATGGGTAACTCAATTAGGAGATCATACCAAACCAGGAAGCATGAAGATGTATATGTATTATGGTGAAAGAACTGATGATCCTAAAGAACTTCAAAAATATGATATTGTTTTAACAACATATGCAACTCTAGTTTCTGAAGAAACTTGGGAAGAATCACCCATAAAGAAGATTGAATGGTGGCGGCTTGTATTGGACGAAGCACATGTAATTAGGAATTACAAAACTCAACAGAGTCGCGTTGTTGCTAACCTGAATGCTAAGATGAGGTGGGCTGTCACCGGAACACCAATACAGAATGGGTTTTTTGATTTGTTTGCTTTCATGACCTTTTTAAGATTCGAGCCATTTTCAATAAGATGCTATTGGAGGAGGTTGATTTCCAGACCACTTGCTCAAGAATTTCAATTGGGACTCACTCGTTTGCAG ACTTTGGTAGCAACATTGAGTTTGAGGAGAACAAAAGAAGGAAGCTTAGATGGATTGCTGCCAGAGAAGTCCATAGAGACTTGCTTTGTTGAACTTTCTTCTGCAGAAAGAACGTTGTACGATCAGTTGGAAGCTGAAGCAAGGGTTGTTGTCTCAAGCTATATTAGTCCAAGTAGAGTAACAAACAATTATATGAATGTACTCAGTGTAATCTTACGCCTACGCCAGATTTGTATAGATGTCGCAATGTGCCCTGCAGATCTCAAACTGTTGCTCCCATCTGAAATAGAAG ATGTGAAGAACAAACCAGAATTACTAAAAAAGATGGTTGCATTTTTACAAGAAGGGGAGGATTTTGATTGTCCCATATGTATGTGTCCGACAACAAACATGATCATCACGTGTTGTGCCCACTTATTTTGTAAAGCCTGCATCTTGAAAACACTAAAGGATACTAGACGCGCTTGTCCAATGTGCCGTCACCCTTTATCAGAATCAGATCTCTTTTCGGCTCCCCAAGATGTCTCAGACAACAATGGGCCTATTAAGGTTCCGAATTCCAAGTTGTCGTCAAAGGTTTCTCAACTGCTAAAACTTCTAATCGAATCTAGAAACGAGAACCCTTCAAGGAAATCGGTTATCTTTTCCCAGTTTAGGAAAATGTTGATAATGCTTGAAGAACCGTTGAGAGAGGCCGGTTTTAAGTTCTTACGTTTGGATGGGTCTATGAATGCGAAAAAGAGAGGCGAGATTATAAAAGAGTTCTCGATGGTGGGCGGGGCGACGGTTTTGCTTGCGAGTTTGAAAGCTTCGGGTGTGGGAATAAATCTGACGGTTGCTTCTCGTGTGTATTTTCTTGAACCGTGGTGGAACCCTGCAGTGGAGGAGCAAGCCATGGATCGGGTTCATAGGATTGGACAGACCGAGAAGGTTAAGGTTGTTCGACTGATTGCGAAAAATACCATAGAAGAGAGGATGGTGAAGTTACAAGAGGTTAAGAAGGATGGTGCTAGAGAAGCATTTCAAGATGGAGGGGGGAGAATTAAGAATGATCATATTCGATTGCTATTCTCGTTAAAATGA
- the LOC124922054 gene encoding 50S ribosomal protein 5, chloroplastic produces the protein MALCFNSCSPRFLLLPSPPSTSTSSIAAIPFNRSTKDLKLILARPPIHGLMFHNSFLIPKGKRDLIIVKATDGVDGIEQTEPEPAAVSEGGENVQVQDLPLESKQQMLLEQKLKMKLAKKIRMRRKRLVSKRRLRKKGKWPPSKINRNV, from the exons ATGGCTCTCTGCTTCAACAGCTGCAGTCCCCGTTTCCTTCTTCTCCCGTCTCCTCCTTCTACTTCAACGTCTTCCATAGCCGCAATTCCGT tTAACAGATCAACCAAGGACCTAAAACTCATCCTGGCAAGACCACCTATTCATGGACTTATGTTTCATAACTCATTTCTCATTCCAAAAGGAAAACGTGACCTGATTATTGTTAAGGCAACCGATGGTGTTGATGGAATAGAACAAACCGAGCCTGAACCTGCTGCAGTAAGTGAAGGTGGTGAAAATGTGCAAGTGCAGGATCTTCCATTGGAGTCCAAGCAGCAGATGCTGTTGGAGCAGAAGTTGAAAATGAAGTTGGCTAAGAAGATCAGGATGCGTAGAAAGAGGCTTGTTTCGAAGCGTAGGCTAAGGAAAAAGGGTAAATGGCCTCCTTCCAAGATCAACAGAAATGTCTAA
- the LOC124922055 gene encoding protein PHYTOCHROME KINASE SUBSTRATE 4-like, with protein sequence MERPNFSTTCQQPIITLKGTTTTTTTNTTSLFQKSLPHLPKTLNLTPLPTPFSSYPTLAPTTSIEDVVDDSDQISVFDAENYFKEGNESKESKRISSASSTVPRLSSGSSVNGYGRSYQTRSFNATPTASSEASWNSQVGLLKNNPHDQSIAINLNGNLPPNNYHGFQNQNDAKRGVDVVSSKKWSFCLKCPCAGKKSIQVQDNKPNSSSFPQSPSPSPRANKIKMDSVLMTNTANHKGIRSEEFAYMSRDRTGFRMNNVGHKNHHDQMLDEVGFSFPVLNDRHHHHTSTQAKIVLMKNSIPDPNMDDSRRDSLEVFHPSNINLSTRKQLISSINFPPGLTTRISTLDEDMASDASSDLFEIESFSTITTSTHPLYRRRDSLEETRTYRTSLDEPTTPSIAPTECYEPSEASIDWSVTTAEGFDRASVANFSDIDMEVRKIQRRNSSIGGILNKVMA encoded by the coding sequence ATGGAAAGACCAAACTTTTCTACTACTTGTCAACAACCCATCATCACTCTCAAAGGAACTACTACTACAACTACAACAAACACTACTTCCTTGTTTCAAAAGTCACTTCCTCATCTCCccaaaaccctaaaccttacTCCTCTTCCTACTCCTTTCTCCTCCTATCCGACTTTGGCACCAACGACATCTATCGAGGATGTCGTTGATGATTCCGATCAAATTAGCGTATTCGATGCCGAAAACTACTTCAAAGAAGGAAACGAGTCAAAGGAAAGCAAAAGGATATCGTCGGCTTCTTCGACGGTTCCTAGACTTTCTTCGGGATCATCGGTTAATGGGTATGGACGGAGTTATCAAACGCGTTCCTTTAATGCGACGCCTACTGCCTCATCGGAAGCAAGCTGGAATAGCCAAGTTGGTCTTTTGAAAAATAATCCCCATGATCAATCCATTGCCATCAATTTGAATGGAAACCTTCCTCCTAATAATTATCAtggttttcaaaatcaaaatgatgcAAAAAGAGGAGTGGATGTTGTGTCTTCAAAGAAATGGTCGTTTTGTTTGAAATGTCCATGTGCCGGTAAGAAGTCCATACAAGTCCAAGACAATAAACCAAACTCGTCTTCATTTCCACAATCCCCGAGCCCGAGCCCAAGAGCAAACAAGATCAAGATGGATTCGGTTTTAATGACGAACACGGCCAATCACAAAGGAATTCGCTCGGAAGAGTTTGCGTACATGTCAAGGGATCGAACCGGATTTCGAATGAACAATGTTGGCCACAAGAATCATCATGATCAAATGTTAGACGAGGTTGGATTCTCGTTCCCGGTTTTGAACGaccgtcatcatcatcatacgTCGACACAAGCCAAGATCGTGTTGATGAAGAACTCGATTCCTGATCCCAACATGGACGATTCACGTCGAGATTCATTGGAAGTTTTCCATCCATCTAATATCAATTTGTCTACAAGAAAACAACTTATAAGTAGCATCAATTTTCCACCCGGGCTCACGACACGTATTTCCACCTTAGACGAGGACATGGCAAGTGATGCCAGCTCTGATCTATTCGAGATCGAAAGCTTCTCAACTATTACAACATCTACTCATCCCCTCTACCGACGTCGCGACTCCCTAGAGGAAACACGGACATATCGAACTAGCCTAGATGAGCCAACGACACCTTCTATAGCACCGACTGAATGCTACGAGCCGAGTGAGGCTAGCATCGATTGGAGTGTGACGACAGCAGAAGGGTTCGATCGAGCAAGCGTGGCGAACTTCTCCGACATCGATATGGAGGTAAGGAAGATCCAAAGGCGCAACTCATCCATTGGTGGTATTCTAAACAAGGTGATGGCATAA